A stretch of Glandiceps talaboti chromosome 18, keGlaTala1.1, whole genome shotgun sequence DNA encodes these proteins:
- the LOC144449070 gene encoding cys-loop ligand-gated ion channel-like isoform X1, which yields METKDAVEIALHSLQRIEHSLKELEANAKRGDSDVWHKKRDDGQRVTVKIRCNIISIGEIDTVKQEFAVELWLSASWKEPLLAGKTREEVDWDGEWQPRLVFFNATVIDKIETKHHLNEDEDSDDGIPIASLNIRLKATFKEPMELYDFPFDYQDLTIRMMSDWPDTDLLFVKNMAIKDSIRRDTFTGAQEWVLHHHVFSRPVDEDREMTGSHRKYPLYHITTHVSRRIGYYLWNVALIMFLIVGMSFASFSVDPAEPADRLSVTLTLLLTSVAFKFVVSQSLPTISYLTILDKYIIFCMTFQCLMVVQNATASVFTNPSDAKLFDVVCLICMGALVFVSHLAFIITVAVKVRACQREMKVADDNYKELCDMINENWKKKQQKKQKMAELMTDTQQQQQPAMYELQYREDEQPERRKKKKHKRSKVKPNESQEKSFLQLESDPSPSRMNSNHAERPQSARHNSTHNENQS from the exons gtGACAGTCAAGATTCGCTGCAATATCATCAGTATTGGGGAAATAGACACAGTCAAACAAGAATTTGCAGTAGAGTTATGGCTCAGTGCTTCATGGAAAGAACCCTTGTTGGCAGGCAAGACCCGTGAG GAGGTTGATTGGGATGGTGAATGGCAACCTAGGTTGGTGTTTTTCAATGCAACTGTCATTGATAAAATAGAAACCAAGCACCATTTGAATGAAGATGAAGATAGTGATGATGGAATACCAATAGCGTCATTGAATATCAGATTGAAGGCAACATTCAAGGAGCCAATGGAACTGTATGATTTTCCCTTTGACTATCAG GACTTGACGATACGGATGATGTCAGACTGGCCAGATACAGATTTACTCTTTGTCAAGAATATGGCCATCAAGGATAGTATTAGAAGAGATACATTTACTG GGGCCCAGGAATGGGTTTTACATCACCATGTGTTCTCAAGACCAGTGGATGAAGACAGGGAAATGACTGGATCACACAGAAAATATCCCTTGTATCATATCACTACACACGTCAGTAGGAGAATTGGCTATTATCTATGGAATGTTGCATTGATAATG TTTTTGATTGTAGGGATGTCATTTGCATCATTCTCTGTGGACCCAGCGGAACCTGCAGACAGACTGAGTGTAACATTGACCCTTCTTCTGACCTCAGTTGCCTTCAAATTTGTCGTCTCCCAGAGTTTGCCAACTATATCGTACCTCACTATCTTG GACAAGTATATCATATTCTGCATGACATTTCAATGCCTGATGGTTGTCCAGAATGCCACAGCATCAGTATTCACCAATCCAAGTGATGCAAAGTTGTTTGATGTTGTGTGCTTGATATGCATGGGTGCATTGGTCTTTGTTTCTCATTTGGCTTTTATCATCACTGTGGCTGTAAAG GTTAGAGCATGTCAGAGAGAAATGAAAGTTGCAGATGACAATTACAAG GAACTCTGTGATATGATCAATGAAAACTGGAAGAAAAAGCAACAGAAAAAACAGAAAATGGCAGAGCTGATGACGgatacacaacaacaacaacaacctgcAATGTATGAGCTTCAGTATAGAGAGGACGAACAGCCTGagagaagaaagaaaaagaagcACAAGAGATCGAAGGTCAAACCGAATGAGTCACAAGAGAAATCGTTTCTACAGTTAGAGTCTGATCCTTCACCAAGTAGAATGAATAGCAATCATGCAGAGAGACCACAGTCTGCAAGG caCAATTCCACTCACAATGAAAACCAGAGCTAG
- the LOC144449706 gene encoding stAR-related lipid transfer protein 6-like — MADYRAIGDGVLSKVFLYEAATDWTLANDKKDKGVRVFYRQGSDFDGRMYKSEYEVNTSPEKVMQLSLDNDKRVKWDTSVKEVKSIQILDEDTEILYTILQSYLGGLVSSRDMIDIVGVKRYPEKNLILLYWTSVEHPDYPKVKKYVRGLNYPSATFLYSIEGDPNRTRVVDILQSDLSLSPKSLIEKMLPILMPGYADDLRKGTEQFYK; from the exons ATGGCAGATTACAGGGCAATCGGAGATGGTGTTCTAAGCAAGGTGTTTTTATATGAAGCAGCGACTGACTGGACTCTTGCCAACGACAAG AAAGACAAAGGAGTAAGGGTCTTCTACAGACAGGGCTCTGACTTCGATGGACGAAT GTATAAGTCAGAATATGAGGTCAATACTTCACCAGAAAAAGTAATGCAGTTGTCACTTGACAATGACAAGCGTGTAAAATGGGACACATCTGTCAAAGAAGTGAAATCTATCCAGATTCTAGACGAG GATACAGAGATATTGTATACTATCTTACAAAGTTACCTTGGAGGACTGGTGTCATCACGTGATATGATTGATATTGTTGGCGTTAAACGCTATCCGGAGAAAAATCTTATTTTACTATACT GGACATCTGTTGAGCATCCCGATTACCCAAAGGTCAAGAAATACGTTCGAGGTTTGAACTATCCGTCAGCAACCTTCCTATATTCCATTGAAGG gGACCCCAATCGGACTCGTGTAGTTGATATACTTCAAAGCGACCTTTCCCTCTCACCCAAATCACTGATTGAGAAGATGCTACCAATACTAATGCCTGGTTATGCAGATGATTTGAGAAAAGGCACAGAGCAATTCTACAAGTGA
- the LOC144449707 gene encoding stAR-related lipid transfer protein 6-like, with product MADYRAIGDGILNKVFSYETATDWTLANDKKDKGIRVFYRQGSDFDGRMSEYDVNASPETVLQLTTGNEKRVKWDTSLKEVKPIQRLDEESELVYTILPSYLYGLVSSRDLVDFVAFKRYPEKNLILIYWTSVEHPGYPKVKQYVRGLNYPSGTFLYSVDEDPNRTRVIDIIQSDLFLSPKSLIEKVLPMLMPRYANDLRKQVAQICR from the exons ATGGCAGATTACAGGGCTATCGGAGATGGAATTCTAAACAAGGTGTTTTCATATGAAACAGCCACTGATTGGACTCTTGCCAACGACAAG AAAGACAAAGGAATCAGGGTCTTCTACCGACAGGGCTCTGACTTCGATGGTCGAAT GTCAGAATATGATGTAAATGCTTCACCGGAAACAGTCCTTCAGTTGACAACTGGAAATGAAAAGCGTGTAAAATGGGATACATCTCTCAAAGAAGTGAAACCTATCCAACGTCTAGACGAG GAATCAGAACTAGTGTACACAATTTTACCAAGTTATCTTTATGGACTGGTGTCATCACGTGATCTGGTTGACTTTGTTGCCTTTAAACGCTACCCAGAGAAAAATCTGATTTTGATTTACT GGACATCTGTTGAGCATCCTGGTTACCCAAAAGTCAAGCAATATGTACGAGGTTTGAATTATCCATCTGGCACCTTCCTATATTCCGTTGATGA GGACCCCAATCGGACTCGAGTAATTGATATCATACAAAGTGACCTTTTCCTCTCACCAAAATCACTGATTGAAAAGGTGCTACCAATGTTAATGCCCCGCTATGCCAATGATTTGAGGAAACAAGTTGCACAAATCTGCAGGTGA